From a single Toxoplasma gondii ME49 unplaced genomic scaffold asmbl.25, whole genome shotgun sequence genomic region:
- a CDS encoding hypothetical protein (encoded by transcript TGME49_322130): MNDTGSWATERSGALPRFRTTGEQLSEGASVREDLAPGIRGVLTKKGARARTTKRHELVSVTSEEHYWNQGIADHKGQTAPPVAASSSFMQSPSSLATPVVLNAPVDFHGQGDITAAVRSRPLVTAGLSRHQIEAKNEFDRRFAEGFQLTAESIFTGET, from the coding sequence ATGAATGACACTGGATCGTGGGCCACGGAACGATCAGGGGCATTGCCGCGATTCCGCACTACAGGGGAGCAGTTGTCGGAAGGGGCGTCAGTGCGTGAGGACCTTGCGCCGGGGATCAGAGGAGTTCTGACAAAGAAAggagcgagagcgaggacgacAAAACGCCACGAGCTCGTCTCTGTGACGTCGGAAGAACATTACTGGAACCAAGGGATTGCCGACCACAAGGGACAGACCGCGCCTCCTGTTGCAGCTTCAAGCAGTTTCATGCAAAGCCCCTCTTCGCTTGCCACGCCTGTGGTCCTGAACGCTCCTGTTGACTTCCATGGACAGGGCGATATCACTGCTGCTGTGAGGAGTCGACCTCTTGTCACGGCAGGCTTGTCGCGGCATCAGATTGAAGCCAAAAATGAGTTCGACAGAAGATTTGCTGAAGGCTTTCAACTGACTGCTGAATCTATTTTCACCGGAGAAACCTGA
- a CDS encoding hypothetical protein (encoded by transcript TGME49_322120), with protein MFPRVALFPVPTCDLFLVGRSRLSRAAKLHLTRQLVVSVAWLHRHGVAHNDLKLENVFPSEEGKAVIGDLGFGVQIGTSARLKYTAAYLDPHAAEECLNNQVETVANEGTGAWALGTLVFVIWCRSYPVVSREQACLSTRDLRDRLVTMAKTTKPTPSSHHCQELPSPVKDLIAGFLQWSREARRLPGDDVDEFLAATLLLQSQKQRPPQRVCDTDNCHIQITATVIPKTNHWFTILTTGKSGRPIDFLIYEIGRGLTGIRGQE; from the coding sequence ATGTTTCCCCGTGTCGCTTTATTCCCTGTCCCCACTTGCgatctttttcttgtcgGTAGGAGCCGTCTATCACGTGCTGCGAAGTTGCATCTTACGCGACAGCTGGTGGTGTCTGTTGCGTGGCTGCATCGTCACGGCGTCGCTCACAATGACTTGAAGCTTGAGAATGTCTTTCCCagtgaagaagggaaggcTGTCATTGGCGATTTGGGTTTCGGAGTGCAAATTGGAACGTCGGCGAGACTGAAATACACAGCGGCCTATTTAGACCCTCATGCTGCGGAGGAATGCCTTAATAATCAAGTAGAAACAGTTGCAAATGAAGGGACAGGTGCGTGGGCACTGGGAACTCTCGTCTTTGTGATATGGTGTAGATCCTACCCAGTCGTTTCGCGTGAGCAAGCCTGCCTTTCCACTCGTGATTTGCGGGACCGCCTGGTGACAATGGCAAAGACAACTAAACCCACGCCATCATCTCACCACTGCCAGGAACTCCCCTCTCCGGTGAAAGACCTAATAGCCGGATTTCTACAGTGGAGCCGTGAAGCGCGACGTCTCCCAGGTGATGATGTTGACGAATTCCTTGCTGCTACCTTGCTGCTACAGTCTCAGAAGCAGCGACCTCCTCAGCGAGTGTGTGACACGGATAATTGCCACATTCAGATCACGGCGACAGTGATCCCAAAAACGAACCATTGGTTCACCATTCTGACAACCGGCAAGTCGGGCCGCCCAATCGACTTTCTCATCTACGAAATCGGCAGAGGACTTACTGGCATCCGTGGCCAGGAGTGA
- a CDS encoding hypothetical protein (encoded by transcript TGME49_322110) — translation MRDITAIIFSRQTRQGDLEGNPRYRQEVKLNRGAWACLKYAHRRLGAADARPWGTQLSALARRESASRGLRCSQEEQRPVAISPWPTKWWVHSRLGHSRPSCDDEKFPTETDCASQQGRERSRKVENSGRVALEAGTGAPHRGETDAVGPADKDEAVPGRDRALAEVSPLPRRRPERTGATRTRREERLYAPGGRLAEGEETGESSFGDRPLRLVDLAESPLAVPTRDSSGVGDCLAYHSSEQGDFQGGSGSRCLARRAWVHERGGGGRDCMEEEPTLLLEEDNDFFSFFGENDVIAFQGKTEARPREQEFESDWPPSPQPQSGSTQPWEGAGDAAEKG, via the exons ATGAGAGACATTACAGCAAtcatcttctctcgacaAACGAGACAGGGCGACCTTGAGGGGAATCCCAGATATCGGCAGGAAGTTAAACTGAACCGTGGTGCCTGGGCGTGCTTGAAGTACGCCCACCGGCGTCTCGGGGCTGCGGACGCTCGGCCCTGGGGCACCCAGTTGAGTGCACTCGCGAGGCGGGAGTCGG CCTCTCGCGGCCTGCGCTGCAGCCAAGAAGAGCAGCGGCCAGTCGCGATCTCCCCGTGGCCAACAAAGTGGTGGGTACACTCGCGCCTGGGACACTCTCGTCCCTCCTGCGACGACGAAAAGTTTCCAACAGAGACGGACTGTGCCTCGcagcaagggagagaacgatCTCGCAAAGTCGAGAACAGCGgtcgcgtcgctctcgaaGCCGGCACTGGAGCACCGcaccgaggagagacagatgcgGTGGGGCCGGCAGACAAGGACGAAGCTGTCCCTGGAAGAGACCGCGCTCTTGCCGAAGTGTCGCCGCTGCCCCGGAGACGTCCCGAGAGAACAGGCGCGACGAGGAcacggcgagaggaaaggctgTATGCGCCAGGGGGCAGACTGGCGgagggcgaagagacaggagagagtAGCTTCGGGGACAGGCCGCTGCGTCTCGTCGACCTGGCGGAGTCGCCTCTTGCTGTGCCAACTCGTGACTCAAGTGGTGTCGGCGACTGTCTTGCCTACCACTCAAGTGAACAAGGCGACTTTCAAGGAGGAAGCGgttctcgctgtcttgcACGACGCGCGTGGGTGCACGAGAGGGGCGGCGGGGGGCGAGATTGCATGGAGGAAGAACCGACGCTCCTGTTGGAGGAGGACAAcgatttcttctccttcttcggagAGAACGACGTCATTGCTTTCCAGGGTAAGACAGAGGCGCGGCCTCGCGAACAGGAGTTCGAATCGGACTGGCCACCTTCTCCCCAGCCCCAGTCTGGCTCGACGCAACCCTGGGAAGGAGCGGGAGATGCGGCGGAGAAAGGATAG
- a CDS encoding myosin-light-chain kinase (encoded by transcript TGME49_322100), which yields MKNTLLSPVGFFTALAVLIECHLCDRCVAHHGSSTDGSGLRPPQEVDSAPRTPSIAVKELATFPGDDIQTSSQELPGYELWTREQSGASVRVGFPQNAESFLTQREARDEIANAHELVAVTPEGDAWNHSGVVPEEQTVTPASGSFIQRQAAHAPPSTRLTPVDRRGRSHTVSAVRRRVTVEDVMRPDQSAAMHAVLSAFGGGLVLKAKNKWGRTRYTLQGPATFLGMGAEGIVVRLNQVKSDRERSVTPVAVKLCLIRAAVFSGLTWWRKRRTRTELMKLFLSNENSVKRALPDLDPAEMLEHGLVVPHHAELVSGMPTWFAAGDSFFVLPVVSVSPLFTCDLETVVQNPLTFWAKMYITRQLLKSIAWMHQKGISHNDLKLENVLLSADGRVAIGDFGFSSPFGASLPIRGTHLYMDPDSSEAFFEQRENEITPHRDAWATGVLLFYLWCGVFPFGLQNVANASPPQVMRVTVMHARTTRPPPNFRLCRRIPREVRNLVTGFLQWNEEARRLPSDVADAFLAATDDGGREARRIRTHQF from the coding sequence ATGAAAAATACTCTGTTGTCACCTGTTGGTTTCTTTACCGCTCTCGCTGTACTTATAGAATGCCACCTGTGTGACCGGTGTGTTGCTCATCATGGCAGCAGCACTGATGGATCAGGCTTACGGCCCCCTCAAGAGGTCGACTCGGCACCACGAACGCCGTCGATCGCTGTTAAAGAGCTTGCCACGTTTCCTGGAGATGACATTCAGACGTCATCTCAAGAATTGCCCGGCTATGAACTTTGGACCAGGGAACAATCAGGGGCATCTGTGCGTGTTGGGTTTCCGCAGAACGCCGAAAGTTTTCTGAcacaaagagaagcgagagacgaaatcGCGAATGCTCACGAGCTCGTCGCTGTAACTCCAGAAGGCGATGCGTGGAATCACAGTGGTGTTGTCCCCGAGGAGCAGACTGTCACGCCTGCTTCAGGTAGCTTCATTCAGAGGCaagccgcgcatgcaccgccTTCGACTCGATTGACGCCCGTGGACCGCCGTGGCAGGTCACACACAGTGTCAGCTGTCAGACGGCGGGTGACCGTGGAAGACGTTATGCGACCGGACCAATCGGCagccatgcatgcagtgttgTCAGCATTTGGAGGAGGCCTGGTTCTGAAGGCTAAGAACAAATGGGGTAGAACACGTTACACGCTACAGGGACCCGCAACATTCTTAGGAATGGGAGCCGAGGGCATTGTTGTACGTCTAAATCAGGTGAAAAGCGACCGGGAAAGATCGGTGACACCGGTGGCAGTCAAGCTGTGCCTCATTCGTGCAGCAGTGTTCTCGGGGCTGACAtggtggagaaaacgaaggaccAGAACAGAACTAATGAAACTGTTTCTGTCGAACGAGAATTCTGTGAAGCGTGCTCTACCAGATTTGGACCCGGCCGAAATGCTAGAGCACGGTCTCGTCGTTCCACATCATGCTGAGCTTGTTTCCGGTATGCCCACGTGGTTTGCCGCGGGCGACTCATTTTTTGTATTACCcgttgtttctgtgtctcctctttttaCTTGCGACCTCGAAACGGTCGTGCAAAACCCGTTGACCTTTTGGGCGAAGATGTACATTACCCGCCAGTTGCTAAAGAGTATTGCGTGGATGCATCAAAAAGGCATTTCTCATAATGACTTGAAGCTTGAGAATGTCCTGCTCAGTGCAGACGGAAGGGTTGCCATCGGCGATTTTGGTTTTTCAAGCCCCTTCGGGGCTTCGTTGCCCATCAGGGGCACTCATCTATACATGGACCCCGACAGCTCAGAAGCATTTTTTGAACAACGAGAGAACGAAATCACTCCCCACAGAGATGCATGGGCGACTGGAGTCCTTCTTTTCTATCTGTGGTGTGGCGTGTTTCCATTCGGGTTACAGAATGTCGCTAACGCGAGTCCGCCACAGGTGATGAGGGTCACAGTCATGCATGCAAGGACTACCAGGCCGCCGCCCAACTTCCGGCTGTGTCGGCGCATCCCGCGTGAGGTTCGGAACCTCGTTACCGGATTTCTGCAGTGGAACGAGGAAGCTCGGCGTCTTCCCAGCGATGTTGCCGACGCGTTCCTTGCCGCTACGGACGACGGTGGTAGAGAGGCGCGTCGGATAAGAACGCATCAATTTTGA